In Ruania zhangjianzhongii, the following proteins share a genomic window:
- a CDS encoding peptidylprolyl isomerase encodes MDAILHTSAGDIRVELFPNHAPKTVQNFTELATGARAWTDPASGEEKNEPLYSGTIFHRVIPNFMIQGGDPLGTGRGGPGYQFDDEIHPELNFNAPHVLAMANAGIQMGRGTNGSQFFITTAKTPWLQGKHTIFGAVKDQASAAVVDQIGATSTDPRDDRPVEDIVITSIEIVD; translated from the coding sequence ATGGACGCGATTTTGCACACCTCCGCCGGCGACATCCGTGTCGAGCTGTTCCCGAACCACGCACCCAAGACGGTGCAGAACTTCACTGAGCTCGCGACCGGGGCGAGGGCCTGGACCGACCCCGCCTCCGGTGAGGAGAAGAACGAGCCGCTGTACAGCGGCACCATCTTCCACCGCGTGATCCCGAACTTCATGATCCAGGGCGGGGACCCGCTCGGCACGGGTCGAGGTGGCCCCGGGTACCAGTTCGACGACGAGATCCACCCCGAGCTGAACTTCAACGCCCCGCACGTGCTCGCGATGGCGAATGCGGGGATCCAGATGGGCCGCGGCACGAACGGCTCGCAGTTCTTCATCACCACGGCGAAGACCCCGTGGCTGCAGGGCAAGCACACCATCTTCGGTGCCGTGAAGGACCAGGCGAGTGCCGCCGTCGTGGACCAGATCGGCGCCACCTCCACCGATCCGCGCGATGACCGTCCGGTGGAGGACATCGTGATCACCTCGATCGAGATCGTGGACTGA
- a CDS encoding rhomboid family intramembrane serine protease: protein MTNYPSAPQPNAGTGAPTCARHPDRVSYVNCQRCGRPACPECQRPAAVGVHCVDCVREANRSVRPQRTVLGGRVSASSRPVVTMTFIGICAVMFLADYVAPVYQLFVFSPAIGEYQPWRMLTSAFLHAGWLHLLVNMYALWIVGPFLEQMLGRWRFVALWLLSALGGSVAVVLLTDPDYWTTPVVGASGAVFGMFAAIAVVLRRTGRDARQILVVIAINVVFSLIVARISWQGHLGGLMVGAALGFLFAYLPTERRTTGAVVGVSGTAVVLVGLTLLAYA, encoded by the coding sequence ATGACGAACTACCCCTCCGCTCCGCAGCCGAATGCGGGTACCGGCGCGCCCACCTGCGCGCGACACCCTGACCGGGTCTCCTATGTGAACTGCCAACGCTGCGGGCGCCCGGCCTGCCCGGAGTGTCAGCGGCCCGCCGCCGTCGGGGTGCACTGTGTGGACTGTGTCCGCGAGGCGAACCGGTCGGTGCGTCCGCAGCGCACAGTGCTCGGCGGGCGGGTGAGTGCCAGTTCCCGGCCGGTGGTGACGATGACCTTCATCGGCATCTGCGCGGTGATGTTCCTGGCCGACTATGTAGCGCCGGTGTACCAGCTGTTCGTGTTCTCCCCGGCGATCGGCGAGTATCAGCCCTGGCGGATGCTCACCTCGGCCTTCCTGCACGCCGGCTGGCTGCATCTGCTGGTGAACATGTACGCGCTGTGGATCGTCGGCCCGTTCCTGGAGCAGATGCTCGGACGGTGGCGGTTCGTGGCGCTCTGGCTGCTCAGTGCGCTCGGTGGTTCGGTGGCGGTCGTGCTGCTCACCGATCCGGACTACTGGACCACTCCGGTGGTGGGTGCTTCCGGTGCCGTCTTCGGAATGTTTGCCGCGATCGCGGTGGTGCTACGGCGTACCGGGCGCGATGCGCGGCAGATCCTCGTGGTGATCGCGATCAACGTGGTGTTCTCGCTGATCGTCGCGCGGATCTCCTGGCAGGGGCACCTGGGCGGGCTCATGGTCGGCGCCGCACTGGGCTTCCTGTTCGCCTACCTGCCGACGGAACGCCGCACCACAGGTGCGGTGGTGGGGGTGTCGGGCACCGCCGTCGTGCTGGTGGGCCTGACTTTGCTCGCCTACGCCTGA
- a CDS encoding VOC family protein, giving the protein MTAPLTQRDALAQDTAMGVVDLLAGDLDTMVAYYTDGVGLDLISMANGTATLGRGSTPIMRLEQRTHLPQFDRGSAGLYHTAILFADQAGLAASVNQMAGYAPRSYTGAADHLVSEAFYFDDPEGNGVELYVDRPRQQWTRTAGGGVEMSSLPLDPNQFVLRHLDRNRSADSPAPQAEIGHVHLQVGSIATAEAFYVDTLGFDVMNRFGSQALFVAAGGYHHHIGMNTWHSAGAGPRAASLGLGQLTIELPNGDDLEALTGRLTTAGVPVRTEDSAIRFEDPWKTQIEVRATA; this is encoded by the coding sequence ATGACCGCACCGCTCACTCAGCGCGACGCTCTAGCCCAGGACACGGCGATGGGTGTCGTCGACCTGCTGGCGGGTGACCTGGACACGATGGTCGCCTACTACACCGACGGCGTCGGCCTCGACCTCATCAGCATGGCAAACGGCACCGCCACGCTCGGCCGCGGCAGTACCCCGATCATGCGGCTCGAGCAGCGCACCCACCTTCCCCAGTTCGACCGCGGCAGCGCCGGGCTCTACCACACCGCCATCCTGTTCGCTGATCAGGCCGGGCTGGCCGCTTCCGTCAACCAGATGGCCGGCTACGCCCCCCGGAGCTATACCGGAGCGGCCGACCACCTCGTCTCCGAAGCGTTCTACTTCGACGACCCTGAGGGCAACGGGGTGGAGCTGTACGTGGACCGGCCCCGCCAGCAGTGGACACGCACAGCGGGCGGCGGCGTCGAGATGTCCTCGCTCCCGCTGGACCCGAACCAGTTCGTGCTCCGCCACCTGGACCGCAATCGCAGTGCCGACTCACCGGCACCCCAGGCCGAGATCGGTCACGTGCACCTGCAGGTCGGCAGCATCGCCACCGCGGAAGCGTTCTATGTCGACACCCTGGGGTTCGACGTGATGAACCGGTTCGGTAGCCAGGCGCTGTTCGTGGCCGCTGGCGGATACCACCACCACATCGGCATGAACACATGGCACAGCGCCGGCGCCGGACCGCGGGCCGCCTCGCTCGGGTTGGGTCAGCTCACCATCGAATTGCCGAACGGCGACGATCTGGAGGCGCTCACCGGGCGCCTGACCACCGCCGGCGTGCCGGTCCGTACCGAGGACAGTGCCATCCGCTTCGAGGACCCGTGGAAGACCCAGATCGAGGTCCGCGCCACGGCCTGA